The following is a genomic window from Amycolatopsis australiensis.
CGGTGTCCAAAGTGGACAACGGGACGGTACCGGCGGTGATGGCATTCTTCAGTGCCCCGCCATAGAACTTCTCGGTGGGCATCTCCTGGTCCAGGCCTTTGGTGATTGCGTCGGTGGACGCGGTGGCCTGCCAGTCGGACAGAACCCAGCCCTGGAACGCCCACTGGCGGCGGAGGATCTCGTTCATCAGCTCCGGACTGCCGCACGACGGCGTGCCGTTCACCTTGTTGTAGGCGCACATTACCGAAGCCACTCCCGCGTCGACCGCGGCCTTGAACGGCGGGAGCTCGATCTCGTGCAGCGTCTGGTCGTCGATGACGGCGTCGAGCGTCAGGCGATCGGTTTCCTGGTTGTTGACCGCGAGGTGCTTCATCGTGGCCATCGCGCCCTGACTCTGCACGCCGGTGATTTCACCGCTCGCCGTGCGCGAGCTGACCAGCGGGTCTTCGCTGAACGTCTCGAAGTTGCGCCCTGCCTGCGGCACCCGAATCGAGTTCGCCATCGGGGCGAGCACGACGTCCTGGCCCAGCGCACGCGCCTCCTTGCCCAGCACGGCACCGTATTGGGTGGCGAGGTTCTGGTCGAAGGAGGACGCCAGCGCGACCGGAGCGGGCATCGCGGTCGCGTGCTTGGCCAGCCGGACCCCCGCCGAACCGTCGGCGAACCTCAGCGGCGGGATCTTCAGTCTCGGCACTCCGGGGATGTACCCGGATTCACCGAGCGAGTTCGGATCGGTAGCACCAGTGACGAAGGACAGTTTTTCGTCCAGGGTCATCTGCGCGACCAGCTCCTGTGCCCTCGCCCGGGTCGAGGCCAGACCGTCACCCTGCTGCGCCGAGGCCGGCGCGGCCATGACAACGGTCATAAGCAGCCCCACGCCACTCGCGGTCAGTGCGGTCCGCCGAGACGGTCTGCCGAAAAGTGTGTTCGATCGTTCCATGATTCGCTCGCAAACAAAATCGAATTCCCCAATGCGCCAAGCCCGACAGCCCCGGCACGGCCCGGCGCGGTCTTTGCCCGAAGACCACCGCGGCGACGTCCCGGACAGCGGCGAAATCAGTGCCCCCAGCACAGCCGGGTCATTCGGACCCGGCGGGCGCATGTTACCTCGTGGCATCGCCGCCCGCCCCACGTTCGCGCTGATTCTCAGGGGCCCCGCAACGCCCGCGGCGCCGAAAATAGGGGTACCGCCAACCGCAGCCCCTATCCTCGCCGGACCGCCTTCCACGGCCTTCCGGTGCCCGCTACCGTCGAAACGACTCGTTTCGGCCCGGTCTTTCCGCACCGGCTGGATTTCCGCCCGAGGGGGCCCGATGAACGCCCGGCCGACGAAGTGTTGAGCGACGCGATCACGGTCACCGCGGTGGTCAAGCGGTTCCCGCAGGCGATGTCCCCTTCGCTCGACAGGGTGAGTTTCCGGGTGGCGCCTGGCGAAGTGTTCGGGGTGCTCGGATTCGCCGGAGCGGGCAAGAGCACTGTTCTCGGCGTGCTGGCCACCCGGCTGCGGCCGACCGGCGGCCGGGTGCTGGTCGGCGGGACCGACGTGGCCGCCCACCCGGTCCTGGCCCGGCGGTCGCTCGCACTGCTGCCCGGCCACACCACGCTCGACCCTGCCGCGACGACCCGGCAGAACCTGCTCGCTCACGCGACCTATCACCTCATCTCCCGGCCGGTCCGGGAGCGCCGCGCGGACCAGCTGCTCGAATCACTCGAACTCCGGCCCGTGGCCGATGCGCGAGCGGGCTCGCTCACACCGGGCGAGGCGCTGCGGGTGATGCTGGCCCGTGCGCTGATGCACGATCCACGCGTCCTGCTCGTTGACGAGCCCCGCGCGACGAACGCGGCAGCGCGGGGTTTCCTGCGCGACCGGATCGTCGAGCTCAAACGAGAGGGTGTGACGGTGGTGCTGGCTTCTCGGGAACTGAACGAGATCGAGGGCATCTGCGACCGAGTCGCCGTGCTCGACCGGGGCAAGCTGGTGGCGACGGGCAAACCCGCCACCCTGATCGATCGGCCGCGGACGCTGGTGCTCACCGTGCAGCTCCGAGGTGTCTGCGCCGAGGAGGTGGCCTCGATGCTGGGCAGGATGCGGTCGGTCCGCGCCGTCGAGCGGTCCCCGGCGGAAGACACGACGCTGCGGTTCCGACTGCGCTGCGACGA
Proteins encoded in this region:
- a CDS encoding ABC transporter ATP-binding protein; the encoded protein is MPATVETTRFGPVFPHRLDFRPRGPDERPADEVLSDAITVTAVVKRFPQAMSPSLDRVSFRVAPGEVFGVLGFAGAGKSTVLGVLATRLRPTGGRVLVGGTDVAAHPVLARRSLALLPGHTTLDPAATTRQNLLAHATYHLISRPVRERRADQLLESLELRPVADARAGSLTPGEALRVMLARALMHDPRVLLVDEPRATNAAARGFLRDRIVELKREGVTVVLASRELNEIEGICDRVAVLDRGKLVATGKPATLIDRPRTLVLTVQLRGVCAEEVASMLGRMRSVRAVERSPAEDTTLRFRLRCDEDPARLLAEAVEVLGYVGVTTISALCGQVTLADVMEDLK